Part of the Microbacterium sp. Clip185 genome is shown below.
GTGGTTCCGCCGCGGCGACACCGAGTTCCCGGGGGTGGTCGTCTCCCTGGGTGCGCTCGGCGTCGTTCTGGATGTCGAGCTCGATATCGAGCCGACCTACGACATCGCACAGACCGTCTACGAGCGCGTGCCCTGGGATGCGGCGCTGGAGAACCTTTCTGCCGTGACCTCGCTCGGTCACAGCGTGAGCCTGTTCAGCACCTGGGCCGATCCGGACGTCGCCGACCAGCTGTGGCTCAAGGGGCGCGTCGGCGAGGCTCCCGCGCCCGCGGACGTGTTCGGCGCAACGCCCGCATCCGAGCCGCGCCATCCGCTCCCGGGGGTGTGCGCCGAGAACTGCACCGTGCAGGGCGGGGTCGCCGGCCCCTGGCTCGAGCGTCTGCCCCACTTCCGCCTCGGCTTCACACCGTCGCAGGGCGACGAGCTGCAGAGCGAGTACTTCGTCGACCGCCGCGACGCACCCGCGGCCATCCGGGCCCTCCGCGAGCTGTCGCCGCGTTTCGTCCCGCTGCTTCTGGTGAACGAGGTGCGCACGATCGCCGCCGACGACCTGTGGCTCAGCGGCGCGTACGCTCGCGAGTCGGTCGGACTGCACTTCACCTGGCGTCGTGACGAGGCAGGGGTGCGCGCCGTGCTCCCCGAGATCGAAGATGCCCTCGCCCCGTACGCCGCCCGCCCGCACTGGGGCAAGGTGTTCACCATGGCAGCCGCCGACATCCGCGCGCGCTACCCGCGCTTCGACGAGGCGACCGCGCTTCGCGGCCGGTTGGATCCCACCGGAACCTTCCGCAACAGCTTCCTCGCCGACCTCGGGTTCTGATCCCGCTTATGCACGGCTGACCGGGCCCGGTTCGCGTCGGCATCCGGAGGACGATCGACGCAGGAGGCGGACGCGCCCACCACTCGCGCCCGATCGGACATGCTGACTATCGAACGCGCGCTCATCGACGTACAGGCGCCGGCCGCGGAGCACAAGGTGCACGGTCTGCGGCACCCGGGGCGCTTTCTCGCTTCGGGGATGATGGCCGGCGCGTACATCGGCGTCGGGGTGGTGCTGATGGTCAGCGCCGCAGGGCCGTTGACGGCGGCCGGAAGCGGATGGGGCAAGTTCGTCAGTGGACTCGTGTTCGGCGTGGCGCTGACGCTCGTCGTGTTCGCGGGCGGTGAGCTCGTGACGTCGTCGATGATGACGCTCGCGCAGGGCACCTACCTGCGCGCCGTACGGCCCGGCCCGGCGATCGGCGCGCTGTTCGCCACCTTCGGCGCGAACCTCGTCGGCTCGATCGTGTTCGGCGTGCTGGTGGCGACGTCGGGCGTGCTGCACAGCAACGCCGCGGCGGGCACGATGCTCGCCGACATGCTCGCGGCGAAGGCACACGAGGGGCCGGTTGAGCTGTTCGTCCGTGGCGCACTGTGCAATCTGCTGGTCTGCCTCGCGATCTGGATGTGCGCCCGGCTCAGCTCCGACGGAGTGAAGCTCGCGGTGATCTTCTGCGCGATCCTGGCCTTCATCACCTCGGGCTTCGAGCACGTCGTCGCGAACATGACGACCTACACGATCGGTCTCGCCACCGGCGTCCCGGAAGCCACGTGGGGGCACTTCGGCACGAACCTGCTGTGGGTCGGACTCGGCAATCTCTTCGGCGGTGCCGTACTCGTGGGTCTCGTGTACTGGTTCATCGGCGGATCCCCCCGGCTCGCCGCGACCGCTGTGGAGCAGGAGCCGGCGCTCACCGAGCGATGAACACGGTCCGTGTCACAGGGGCTCGGAGTGTGTGTGGATGCGGTCGCCGTCGCCGTGGAAGATGCTGATCAGCTGCACGGGCTTGCCGCCCGCAGCCGACATCGCGTGCGGCGTACGCGTATCGAACTCGGCCGCTTCCCCGCGCACGAGCGTGAGGTCCTGCTCGCCCAGCCGCAGCCGGAGGCGCCCGGAGAGCACGTAGAACCAGGCGAAGCCGTCGTGCACCCGCTGCTCGGGCTCCGGACCCGGGAGGTAGGTGATCTTGTAGGCGTTCGTCGGCGATCCTTCCGGCGCGAGCGGGAGCACGAGGTGGCCCTCACGATGGATGAGGGTGCGACGCACGCGGGGATCCTGGTCGCGCGGCTGCAACAGGTCGTCGATGCGAATGCCGAGCTCGCGCACCAGCGGCAGCAGCAGCTCGAGGCTCGCCTGACGCTTGCCCGACTCCAGCCGTGACAGCGTGCTCGAGGAGAGTCCGGCGCGTGCGGCGAGGTCGTCGAGAGTCCACCCCTTCGCACGTCGGACGGTACGCAGCCGCATCCCGAGGTCGTCGAGTTCGGCACGAACGGAGGGGCTTGCTGTTTCCGCAAGATCGCTTGCCATAGTTGCAGAGTAGCCGTGTGATGGGCTCATGCAGAACTCCACGGACGTCCTCGTCATCGGCGCCGGCCCTGCCGGCCTGTCCGCAGCCCTCATGCTCGTGCGCGCCCGCCGCGCCGTCACGGTCGTCGATGCCGGGTCGGGCCGCAACCGCTTCGCCGAGCACATGCATGGCGTGCTCGGGCACGAGGGGCTGGCCCCAGGCGAGCTGCGCTCCCGCGGCCGCGCCGAGGTGGAAAGGTACGGCGGCCGTTTCGTGGCGGGCACAGTGTCGCTCGTCGAGGCGGACGACGAGAGCGTGACGGTGACGCTGGTCGACGGTTCCGTCTGGCGCGCTCGCGCGCTCGTCGTGGCGACGGGGCTGAGCGACGAGCTCCCCGACATCCCCGGTCTCGCCGACAGGTGGGGCCGCACGGTGCTCCACTGCCCCTACTGCCACGGCTGGGAGGTGCGCGGACAGACCATCGGCGTGCTGACCACGTCGCCCCTCGGCGCCCACCAGGCGCAGCTGCTCACCCAGTGGAGCGACGATGTCGTGGTGTTCACCGCGGGCCTCGGGGAGCTCGACCCCGCGCTGCGCCACCGCCTGCTTGCCCGCGGAGTGCGGCTGGTGAGCTCGCCGGTCATCGAGGTGCGGGGCGAGGGCGATCGGATCGACGCGGTGCGCACCGCCGACGGGCGGGAGGTGGCCGTGTCGGCGATCTTCACCGCGGGCCGCCCCGTGCCGCACGACGGCTTCCTCGACGGCCTCGACCTCGTGCGCACCGAGGGTCCGCTGGGGGCGATGATCCAGGTCGACCGCCTGGGGCGCACAAGTCACCCCCGCGTCTGGGCTGCCGGCAACGTCGTCGACCCGAGCGCCAACGTCCCCCTGTCGATGGGGACCGCATCCTTCGTCGGGGCGGGTGTGAACGCCGCACTCGTCGAGGAGGACCTCGATCGTGTCGCCGCGCCGGCCGCGTACTGGGAAGGTCGATACGCGGGAGACGAGCGGGTGTGGTCGGGCCGCGTCAATCGCACCGTCGCCGACATCGCCGCATCCCTGCCGTCGGGCACGGCCCTCGACCTCGGCTGCGGCGAGGGCGGCGACGCCCTGTGGCTCGCCGAGCACGGCTGGCAGGTGACCGGAGTCGACATCAGCGAGACGGCGGTCGCGCGGGCCAGAGAGGCCGCCGCATCCGCGGACCTCGCCGACCGCGCGCGCTTCGTACGTGCGGAGCTTCCCGGCGGGATGCCGGAGGGCTCCTTCGATCTCGTGAGCGCCTCGTTCCTGCACTCCCCCGTGACACTGGACCGTCTCGAGATCCTGCGCGCGGCCGCATCCCGCGTCGCGGTGGGCGGACACCTGCTCGTCGT
Proteins encoded:
- a CDS encoding FAD-binding protein — its product is MTLQNWAGNLTYQGRLVAPTTRDEAARTVREADAVRALGTRHSFSTIADTPGILLSTAALPSRVEIDRAAHIARVSGGLRYGDVAERLQAEGWALGNLASLPHISVAGAIATGTHGSGDRNRSLAGSVAGVELLMADGAIRWFRRGDTEFPGVVVSLGALGVVLDVELDIEPTYDIAQTVYERVPWDAALENLSAVTSLGHSVSLFSTWADPDVADQLWLKGRVGEAPAPADVFGATPASEPRHPLPGVCAENCTVQGGVAGPWLERLPHFRLGFTPSQGDELQSEYFVDRRDAPAAIRALRELSPRFVPLLLVNEVRTIAADDLWLSGAYARESVGLHFTWRRDEAGVRAVLPEIEDALAPYAARPHWGKVFTMAAADIRARYPRFDEATALRGRLDPTGTFRNSFLADLGF
- a CDS encoding formate/nitrite transporter family protein, with protein sequence MLTIERALIDVQAPAAEHKVHGLRHPGRFLASGMMAGAYIGVGVVLMVSAAGPLTAAGSGWGKFVSGLVFGVALTLVVFAGGELVTSSMMTLAQGTYLRAVRPGPAIGALFATFGANLVGSIVFGVLVATSGVLHSNAAAGTMLADMLAAKAHEGPVELFVRGALCNLLVCLAIWMCARLSSDGVKLAVIFCAILAFITSGFEHVVANMTTYTIGLATGVPEATWGHFGTNLLWVGLGNLFGGAVLVGLVYWFIGGSPRLAATAVEQEPALTER
- a CDS encoding helix-turn-helix domain-containing protein; this encodes MASDLAETASPSVRAELDDLGMRLRTVRRAKGWTLDDLAARAGLSSSTLSRLESGKRQASLELLLPLVRELGIRIDDLLQPRDQDPRVRRTLIHREGHLVLPLAPEGSPTNAYKITYLPGPEPEQRVHDGFAWFYVLSGRLRLRLGEQDLTLVRGEAAEFDTRTPHAMSAAGGKPVQLISIFHGDGDRIHTHSEPL
- a CDS encoding FAD-dependent oxidoreductase: MQNSTDVLVIGAGPAGLSAALMLVRARRAVTVVDAGSGRNRFAEHMHGVLGHEGLAPGELRSRGRAEVERYGGRFVAGTVSLVEADDESVTVTLVDGSVWRARALVVATGLSDELPDIPGLADRWGRTVLHCPYCHGWEVRGQTIGVLTTSPLGAHQAQLLTQWSDDVVVFTAGLGELDPALRHRLLARGVRLVSSPVIEVRGEGDRIDAVRTADGREVAVSAIFTAGRPVPHDGFLDGLDLVRTEGPLGAMIQVDRLGRTSHPRVWAAGNVVDPSANVPLSMGTASFVGAGVNAALVEEDLDRVAAPAAYWEGRYAGDERVWSGRVNRTVADIAASLPSGTALDLGCGEGGDALWLAEHGWQVTGVDISETAVARAREAAASADLADRARFVRAELPGGMPEGSFDLVSASFLHSPVTLDRLEILRAAASRVAVGGHLLVVSHASMPPWAHADAQHADFPDLHEELAALALDPSAWETVIAQTRARPITVPDGTESTIDDAVLLLLRR